One Rhizobium sp. NRK18 genomic window carries:
- a CDS encoding class I SAM-dependent methyltransferase — protein sequence MTDDHSTDRFYAQNAARYAADTERRDFGRLDAFIDRLPEGARVLELGCGAGHDSAHMLARGIDVRPTDGTAEMAAEAERRLGVAVGVLPFDALSDVACFDAVWANACLLHVPRTGLPDVIGRIARALKAGGLFYASYKTAADETIDRFGRYYNNPSVEYLQSTYEAVGLGAIEVDARAGGGYDGLPTEWLHVTAVKA from the coding sequence ATGACCGACGATCATTCAACCGACCGCTTCTACGCACAGAATGCCGCCCGGTACGCCGCGGATACGGAACGGCGCGACTTTGGGCGTCTGGATGCCTTCATCGACCGCCTGCCGGAAGGCGCCCGCGTGCTCGAACTCGGCTGCGGCGCAGGCCATGACAGCGCCCACATGCTGGCGCGCGGGATCGACGTAAGGCCAACCGACGGCACGGCAGAAATGGCCGCCGAAGCCGAGAGGCGGCTGGGTGTTGCGGTGGGCGTGTTGCCGTTCGACGCTCTTTCGGATGTCGCCTGTTTCGACGCGGTCTGGGCGAACGCTTGCCTACTGCACGTGCCGCGGACTGGACTGCCGGATGTCATCGGCCGCATCGCGCGGGCGCTGAAGGCCGGCGGCCTGTTCTACGCGAGCTACAAGACGGCGGCGGACGAGACGATCGACCGCTTCGGCCGATACTACAACAATCCGTCGGTGGAATATCTGCAAAGCACCTATGAGGCAGTCGGCCTCGGCGCCATCGAGGTCGATGCCAGAGCGGGCGGCGGCTATGACGGCCTGCCGACCGAGTGGCTGCATGTGACGGCGGTGAAGGCTTGA
- a CDS encoding coniferyl aldehyde dehydrogenase, whose protein sequence is MPEQDPSHSAAHQSVPPATDRLTAVLTLQKRAHQADMYPALQTRRDRLDRLDRMLAEHGERFSRAIDADFGGRSGIVSSLTEIVTSRAAIRHAKRHLKAWMKPRKASVSWTSRPSRAFILTQPLGAVGIIGPWNYPLLLLLGPLAGALAAGNRAMLKPSELTPAFAEVLKAAVAATFSEGEVAVITGDVSVAQAFAALPFDHLVFTGSTAVGRKVAEAAARNLTPVTLELGGKSPAIVDRSANLELAAERIAWGKLINSGQTCVAPDYALVQRDVLADFLQLFKAEVARQYRTFEGNPDYTSIINDRHFDRLNGLLEDARAIGGEVEVLGDAPSREQRIFPPAIIANAKPGMAVMQEEIFGPILPVIAYDTADDAIALVNAGDRPLSLYWFGTDKAVEERILKHTLAGGVTINGTILHLAQDGLPFGGVGASGNGHYHGEYGFRALSKEKPVFRQSRLSAMPLLYPPYGRLARLIIRLLNRLA, encoded by the coding sequence ATGCCGGAACAGGATCCCTCGCATAGCGCCGCGCACCAGAGCGTCCCGCCTGCGACGGACAGGCTTACCGCCGTGCTCACCCTCCAGAAGCGCGCGCATCAAGCAGACATGTATCCCGCGCTTCAAACGCGGCGTGATCGCCTGGACAGACTTGACCGCATGCTGGCAGAGCACGGCGAGCGCTTCAGCCGTGCCATCGACGCCGATTTTGGCGGGCGGTCCGGAATTGTCAGCTCGTTGACGGAAATCGTCACCAGCCGGGCTGCGATCCGCCACGCGAAGCGCCACCTGAAGGCCTGGATGAAGCCGCGCAAGGCATCCGTCAGCTGGACGTCTCGGCCGAGCAGGGCCTTTATCCTGACCCAACCGCTCGGCGCCGTCGGCATCATCGGTCCCTGGAACTACCCTTTGCTGCTGCTCCTCGGCCCGCTTGCAGGCGCGTTGGCTGCCGGCAACAGGGCGATGCTGAAGCCCTCCGAGCTCACTCCGGCCTTTGCCGAGGTGCTGAAGGCTGCCGTCGCGGCCACGTTCAGCGAAGGCGAGGTCGCGGTTATCACCGGCGACGTGTCGGTCGCGCAGGCCTTTGCCGCGCTGCCGTTCGATCATCTCGTCTTTACCGGCTCCACGGCGGTCGGACGCAAGGTGGCAGAAGCCGCCGCGCGCAACCTGACGCCGGTTACTCTCGAACTCGGAGGCAAATCCCCGGCCATCGTCGACCGCTCCGCCAACCTCGAACTGGCAGCAGAGCGGATCGCCTGGGGCAAGCTGATCAATTCCGGGCAGACCTGCGTGGCACCCGACTACGCGCTGGTCCAACGCGACGTGCTCGCCGATTTCCTGCAGCTCTTCAAGGCGGAAGTCGCCAGGCAATATCGGACATTCGAGGGCAATCCGGATTATACCAGCATCATCAACGATCGGCATTTCGACCGGCTGAACGGACTTCTCGAGGACGCCCGCGCCATCGGCGGAGAGGTCGAAGTCCTGGGAGACGCACCGTCCCGGGAGCAACGCATATTTCCGCCGGCGATAATCGCCAATGCGAAGCCCGGCATGGCTGTCATGCAGGAGGAGATTTTCGGCCCGATCCTGCCCGTCATTGCCTATGATACCGCCGACGATGCCATCGCTCTGGTCAATGCCGGCGACAGGCCCCTGTCGCTCTACTGGTTTGGAACGGACAAGGCGGTCGAGGAGCGTATCCTCAAGCACACGCTTGCAGGCGGCGTCACCATCAACGGCACGATCCTGCATCTGGCGCAGGACGGACTGCCCTTCGGAGGGGTCGGCGCATCTGGAAACGGCCATTATCACGGCGAGTACGGGTTCAGGGCGCTGTCGAAGGAAAAACCCGTCTTCCGGCAATCCCGTTTGTCGGCAATGCCGCTGCTCTATCCGCCCTACGGCCGCCTCGCCCGCCTCATCATCCGCCTGCTCAACCGCCTTGCCTGA
- a CDS encoding enoyl-CoA hydratase → MAYETLIVETKGRVGVVTLNRPQALNALNSTVLSEMIEALAAFDADDAVGAIVITGSEKAFAAGADIKEMLPLEYPDIYKSGFIAGWDKVAATRKPMIAAVSGYALGGGCELVMMCDIVMASETAKFGQPEITLGVIPGMGGTQRLVRSVGKAKAMDLVLTGRMMDAKEAESCGLVARVVAPEKLIEEAMAAAEKIASFSLPSVMMAKEAVANAFELTLAEGMRYERNLFYALFATEDQKEGMGAFAEKRKPDFKNR, encoded by the coding sequence ATGGCCTATGAGACGCTGATCGTGGAGACGAAGGGCAGGGTGGGCGTCGTCACGCTCAACCGGCCGCAGGCGCTGAATGCGCTGAATTCGACGGTGCTTTCCGAGATGATCGAGGCGCTGGCCGCCTTCGACGCCGACGACGCGGTCGGCGCGATCGTGATCACCGGCTCGGAAAAGGCCTTTGCCGCCGGCGCCGACATCAAGGAAATGCTGCCGCTCGAATACCCCGACATCTACAAGTCCGGCTTCATCGCCGGCTGGGACAAGGTGGCGGCGACCCGCAAGCCGATGATCGCTGCTGTTTCCGGCTATGCGCTTGGCGGCGGCTGCGAGCTCGTGATGATGTGCGACATCGTCATGGCCTCCGAGACGGCGAAGTTCGGCCAGCCGGAGATCACGCTCGGCGTCATCCCCGGCATGGGCGGCACGCAGCGCCTGGTACGCTCGGTCGGCAAGGCGAAGGCGATGGATCTCGTGCTCACGGGGCGGATGATGGACGCGAAGGAGGCGGAAAGCTGCGGCCTCGTCGCCCGCGTCGTCGCGCCGGAAAAGCTGATCGAGGAGGCCATGGCCGCCGCCGAAAAGATCGCCTCCTTCTCGCTGCCCTCGGTGATGATGGCCAAGGAAGCGGTCGCTAATGCCTTCGAGCTGACGCTCGCCGAAGGCATGCGCTACGAGCGAAACCTGTTCTATGCGCTGTTTGCGACCGAGGACCAGAAGGAGGGCATGGGCGCCTTTGCCGAGAAGCGCAAGCCGGACTTCAAGAACCGGTGA
- the dnaA gene encoding chromosomal replication initiator protein DnaA, protein MDQNVLFDRFSKRLKAQVGSDVYASWFGRLKLHSVSKSVVRLSVPTTFLKSWINNRYLDLITSLLQEEEPAILKVEIMVRSATRAAKPSTEETASAGADAPVQTTLSGPQSIAQAVPALKAQMQRPANTQGPLFGSPLDSRYTFDSFIEGASNRVALAAARTIAEAGASAVRFNPLFIHSSVGLGKTHLLQAIANAAISSPRQLRVVYLTAEYFMWRFASAIRDNDALSLKDSLRNIDLLVIDDMQFLQGKSIQHEFCHLLNMLLDSAKQVVVAADRAPWELESLDPRVRSRLQGGVAIEMEAPDYEMRLEMLKGRLELARKEDPSIDIPADILSHVARKVTASGRELEGAFNQLLFRRSFEPNISVERVDELLAHLVGAGEPRRVRIEDIQRIVARHYNVSRQELVSNRRTRVIVKPRQIAMYLSKTLTPRSFPEIGRRFGGRDHTTVLHAVRKIEELISEDTKLSHEIELLKRLINE, encoded by the coding sequence ATGGATCAAAACGTGCTGTTCGACCGCTTCAGCAAACGTCTGAAGGCCCAGGTCGGCTCCGACGTCTACGCAAGCTGGTTTGGGCGTCTGAAGCTGCATTCGGTCTCGAAGAGCGTCGTAAGGCTTTCCGTTCCCACCACCTTCCTGAAATCCTGGATCAACAACCGCTATCTCGATCTCATCACCAGCCTGCTGCAGGAAGAGGAGCCGGCAATCCTGAAGGTCGAGATCATGGTGCGCAGCGCGACCCGTGCCGCCAAGCCGTCGACCGAGGAGACCGCCTCCGCCGGAGCCGATGCGCCGGTCCAGACAACGCTGTCCGGCCCGCAGTCGATCGCCCAGGCCGTGCCAGCCCTCAAGGCGCAGATGCAGCGCCCGGCCAATACGCAAGGTCCGCTGTTCGGTTCGCCGCTCGACAGCCGTTATACCTTCGACAGCTTCATCGAAGGCGCGTCGAACCGCGTCGCCCTTGCCGCCGCCCGCACGATTGCGGAAGCCGGCGCGAGTGCCGTCCGCTTCAACCCGCTGTTCATCCATTCGTCGGTCGGGCTCGGCAAGACGCATCTTCTGCAGGCGATCGCCAATGCGGCGATTTCCAGCCCGCGGCAGCTCCGCGTCGTCTATCTGACGGCGGAATACTTCATGTGGCGCTTCGCCTCGGCGATCCGTGACAATGACGCGCTGTCGCTCAAGGATTCGCTGCGCAACATCGACCTTCTCGTCATCGACGACATGCAGTTCCTGCAGGGCAAGTCGATCCAGCACGAATTCTGCCATCTCCTCAACATGCTGCTCGACAGCGCCAAGCAGGTCGTCGTCGCCGCCGACCGCGCGCCGTGGGAGCTGGAATCGCTCGACCCGCGCGTTCGCTCCCGCCTGCAGGGCGGCGTGGCGATCGAGATGGAAGCACCCGATTACGAGATGCGCCTGGAAATGCTGAAAGGCCGCCTGGAGCTCGCCCGCAAGGAAGATCCGTCGATCGACATTCCGGCCGACATCCTTTCGCATGTCGCCCGCAAGGTGACGGCGAGCGGCCGCGAACTGGAAGGCGCGTTCAACCAGCTCCTGTTCCGCCGTTCCTTCGAGCCGAACATCTCGGTCGAGCGCGTCGATGAGCTGCTCGCCCATCTGGTCGGCGCCGGCGAACCGCGCCGCGTGCGCATCGAGGACATCCAGCGGATCGTCGCCCGTCATTACAACGTGTCGCGCCAGGAGCTGGTCTCCAACCGCCGCACCCGCGTCATCGTCAAGCCGCGCCAGATCGCCATGTATCTGTCGAAGACGCTGACGCCGCGCTCCTTCCCGGAAATCGGCCGCCGGTTCGGCGGACGCGATCACACCACCGTGCTGCACGCGGTGCGCAAGATCGAGGAGCTGATTTCGGAAGACACGAAGCTGTCCCACGAGATCGAGCTTCTGAAGCGACTGATCAACGAATAG
- the mutM gene encoding bifunctional DNA-formamidopyrimidine glycosylase/DNA-(apurinic or apyrimidinic site) lyase codes for MPELPEVETVRRGLAPVMEGTVLGRLELRRSDLRFPFPEAFAEQVAGKRIVSLSRRAKYLLIDLEDDLTVVAHLGMSGSFRVADATLGEFHHPRGKDEKHDHVVFHLEGEGAGRHVIYNDPRRFGFMDLMRRSDQAAYPAFRDLGPEPTGNALDPDYLAARFRGKAQPLKSALLDQKVIAGLGNIYVCEALWRAGLSPLKPAGSLVTKTGRPGAKLLELEAAIRAVIADAIVAGGSTLRDHIRTDGSLGYFQHSFSVYDREGEPCRREGCGGTIQRLVQAGRSTFYCPRCQK; via the coding sequence ATGCCGGAATTGCCGGAAGTGGAGACCGTCAGGCGCGGGCTCGCCCCCGTGATGGAGGGCACCGTGCTGGGCCGGCTGGAACTGCGCCGCAGCGACCTGCGCTTTCCCTTTCCCGAGGCCTTTGCCGAACAGGTGGCCGGAAAACGCATCGTCTCGCTGTCGCGCCGCGCCAAATACCTTCTGATCGATCTCGAGGACGACCTGACGGTGGTCGCCCATCTCGGCATGTCCGGCTCGTTTCGCGTCGCCGATGCAACACTCGGCGAGTTCCACCATCCGCGCGGCAAGGACGAAAAGCACGACCACGTCGTCTTCCATCTCGAAGGCGAGGGCGCAGGCCGGCATGTTATCTATAATGACCCGCGCCGCTTCGGCTTCATGGACCTGATGCGCCGATCCGATCAGGCGGCCTATCCCGCGTTTCGCGACCTCGGGCCGGAGCCGACCGGCAACGCGCTCGACCCCGACTATCTCGCCGCCCGCTTCCGCGGCAAGGCGCAGCCACTGAAATCGGCGCTCCTCGACCAGAAGGTGATCGCCGGGCTTGGCAATATCTATGTCTGCGAGGCGCTCTGGCGCGCCGGCCTGTCGCCGCTCAAGCCCGCCGGCAGCCTGGTGACGAAGACCGGTCGGCCGGGAGCGAAGCTCCTGGAGCTGGAAGCCGCAATCCGCGCCGTCATCGCCGACGCGATTGTCGCCGGCGGCTCGACCTTGCGCGACCATATCCGCACCGACGGCTCGCTCGGCTATTTCCAGCACTCCTTCTCCGTCTACGACCGGGAAGGCGAGCCCTGCCGCCGCGAGGGCTGTGGCGGCACCATACAGAGGCTCGTGCAGGCGGGCCGCTCGACATTCTATTGCCCGCGCTGCCAGAAATAG
- the rpsT gene encoding 30S ribosomal protein S20, which produces MANTKSAKKATRKIAGRTAVNKNRVSRVRTFIRKVEEAIASGNAADALAALQSAQPELQRAASKGVMHRNTASRKVSRLAQRVKALSA; this is translated from the coding sequence ATGGCCAATACCAAGTCGGCAAAGAAGGCGACCCGCAAGATCGCTGGCCGTACCGCAGTCAACAAGAACCGCGTTTCTCGCGTCCGCACCTTCATCCGCAAGGTTGAAGAAGCAATCGCTTCCGGCAACGCTGCCGACGCTCTCGCAGCCCTTCAGTCCGCCCAGCCGGAACTGCAGCGCGCCGCATCGAAGGGCGTCATGCACCGCAACACCGCATCCCGCAAGGTGTCGCGTCTTGCCCAGCGCGTGAAGGCCCTTTCGGCCTAA